The region ATCCTCCATCAGGTTGTCGATCGCGACGGCGCCGAGGCCCCGCAGCCACGCCTCGATGTAGCGGATCGCCACCGACACGTTGCCGTGCACGCCCTGCTCGGTCACCGGGCGACCGATGTGCACGTCGATGAGATCGGATGCCGCGACCTCCACCTCGGGGCGCTGCCGGTCGAGCTGGTTGGGCCGCTCGCCCAGGACCGCGTCGAACTCGGCGCGCGCGACGGGGATCAGGTCGGGGTGGGCCACCCACGTGCCGTCGAAGCCGTCGCCGGCCTCGCGCTTCTTGTCGGCGGCGACCTTCTCGAACGCGCGCTCGGTCACCTCGGGATCGCGGCGGTTCGGGATGAACGCGCTCATGCCGCCGATCGCGAAGGCGCCGCGCTTGTGGCACGTCTTCACCAGCAGCTCGGTGTAAGCCCGCATGAACGGAACCGTCATGGTGACTTCGCTCCGGTCGGGGAGCACGAAGCGCGCACCGCGGCCGCGGTAGTTCTTGATGATCGAGAAGATGTAGTCCCAGCGACCGGCGTTCAGCCCTGCGATGTGGTCGCGCAGCTCGAACAGGATCTCCTCCATCTCGAACGCCGCCGGCAGAGTCTCGATCAGCACCGTCGCGCGGATCGTGCCGTGCGGGATGCCGATGTACTCCTCGCTGAACGAGAAGATGTCGTCCCACAGCTTCGCCTCTTCGCTCGACTCGAGCTTGGCGATGTAGAAGTAGGGGCCGCGGCCGTTCTCGATGAGCTGCTTCGCGTTGTGGAAGAAGTAGAGCCCGTAGTCGACCAGCGAGCCCGACGCGTTCATCGTGCGACCGGTGCGGTCGGTGAAGCGGAGGTGGTTCTCGGTCAGGTGCCAGCCGCGCGGGCGCATCACGATGGTGGGCGTCTGCTCGGCGGTGACCTCGTAGCGCTTGCCCTCGGGGCTGGTGAAGCTCAGCTCGCCGCGGATCGCGTCGCGCAGCGACAGCTGACCCTCGATGACGTTCTTCCAGGTGGGGCTGGTGGCGTCCTCCTGGTCGGCGAGCCACACCTTGGCACCCGAGTTGAGCGCGTTGATCGTCATCTTCGGATCGGTGGGGCCGGTGATCTCCACACGGCGGTCCTCGAGTCCGGGGCCCGCGCCGGCGACCTGCCACTCCGCGTCCTCCCGGATGTGGGCGGTGTCGCTGCGGAACTGCGGGTCGTGGCCGTTGCCGACCTCGAACCGGCGGCGCATGCGGTCGGCGAGGCGGTCGTGGCGGCGCGAACCGAACCGCTGGTGCAGCTCCGTGAGGAACGCGATCGCATCGGGGGTGAGGATCTCGTCGTAGCGGTCGCGGATCGGCCCGGCGATCTCGATCGTGGGCTGGTGGGTCTGCGTGGGGATGGGTCCGGTGCGAGTGCGCATCGGGGTGGCGGTGGCGGGAGTCATGACTCTGCCTTCCTGTGAGCGGGAGCGGTGAAAATCGTCGGGATGCCCCGATCCGGCGTGTGCGCCGGCTCCGGGTCTCCCGTGATCCGCGTTTCCGGATCGTTGGGTGGTGGGCCGTGAGACCACTCTGCGGTGAAGTTCAGGTGCCGACCCGACGAAATCCGGTGTGAAGTTTTCGCTAATTTCTGCATTCGTGACAGAATCGCCCCATGACGACGACGTTCACCCGCGACGCGCGCAGCGAAGATCACGACGATGAAGTGGTGGATGCACTCACCATCGGCCGGCGGATCCGGCAGCTGCGAACCGACCGCGGAATGACCCTGGAAGAGCTCGCGACCGCCGTCGAGCGCGCACCGAGCCAGCTGTCGATGATCGAGAACGGCCGCCGCGAGCCGCGGCTCACCCTCCTGCAGTCGATCGCGCGGGCGCTGGGCACGACGCTCGACGCCCTGCTCGAATCGGAGCCCCTCGACGAGCGGTCCACCCTCGAGATCCAGCTCGAGCGTGCGATGCGCGGCCAGACCTACCAGGCGCTCGGCATCGCGCCGTTCCGCATCGGCAAGACCGTCCCGACCGAGGCGCTGCGGGCGATGCTGGCGCTGCAGGGCGAGATCGAGCGGCTCCGCGACGAGCGGGCGGCGACCCCCGAAGAGGCCCGGCGGGCGAACGTGGCGCTGCGGCGACTCATGCGCACGCAGAACAACTACTTCGCCGACCTCGAGGGCCACGCCCGGCGCATCCTCGACGCTGTCGACCACCCCGGAGGCCCGCTCACCCAGCGGACGGCATCCGACATCGCCGCGCATCTCGGCTTCACGCTCCACTACGTGGCAGACCTGCCGCAGACGACGCGGTCGGTGGCTGACATCAAGAACGGCCGGCTGTACCTGTCGAGCAGGCTCGCGTCGAAGGGCGACCCCCGCACGGCCGTGCTGCAGGCGCTGTCGAGCCGCATCCTCGGGCACACCGAGCCCACCTCGTACGCCGAGTTCCTGCGCCAGCGCGTGGAGACGAACTACCTCACCGGCGCGCTCCTCATCCCCGAGGCGCACGTCGTCCCGTTCCTCCAGGATGCCAAGAGCGATCGCGCGATCTCGATCGAAGACCTGCGCGACGCCTACTCGGTGTCGTACGAGACCGCGGCGCACCGCTTCACCAACCTCGCGACCATGCACCTCGGCATCCCGGTGCACTTCCTGAAGGTGCACGAGTCGGGCACCATCACGAAGGCGTACGAGAACGACGACGTCAACTTCCCCACCGACCGCCTCGGCTCGATTGAGGGTCAGATGTGCTGCCGCAAGTGGACCTCGCGCGTCGTCTTCGACGAAGACGACCACTTCAACCCGTACTACCAGTACACCGACACCGGCAACGGCACGTACTGGTGCACCGCACGCGTCGAGCTGTCGAGCGAGGGTGCGCACTCGGTGTCGGTCGGGGTGCGGTTCGACGACACGAAGTGGTTCCTCGGGCGCGACACCCAGAACCGCGGAGTGTCGAAGCACTCGGTCGAGGCCTGCTGCCGCCGGGCGCCCGCCGACCTCGAGGCATCCTGGCGCGAGAACTCGTGGCCGAACGTCCGCACCCCGCGCACGCTGCTGGCGACCCTCCCCACCGGCGCCTTCCCCGGCGTCGACACCACCGACGTGTACGAGTTCCTCGAGGCCCACGCCCCGCGCTGACGCACGCGAACCCGATCAGAACGTCTGGCGCAAGCGCCAGCCTGCGCGAATCGTCGCCCGGCAGATGTCCTGATCTGGCGGAAGCGGCAGCGCGGCGTGAGGCCGGGCGCGCAGGCCGGGCGCGCGCGCAGGGCCGGGTCAGTGCCGGCCGGCGACGACGTCGACGACGGATGCCGGCCACGCGGTGCGATCCGACGAGCCCGAGGCCTCGATGCGGTCGGCCCAGTGGTACGCGGTGTAGATCGCGTTGACGGCCGTCCAGCGCAGCGGCTCGACCTCCCAGCGCTTCGCGCGATGGCCGACCCACGGAAGACGCACGAGGTCGGTGTCGCGGCCGAGCACCAGGTCGGCGAGCGTGCGGCCGGCGAGGTTCGTGGCGGTGACGCCGGTGCCGACGTAGCCTCCCGCCCACCCGAGCCCCGTGGCGCGGTCGTGGCCGACGGTGGCGGCCCAGTCGCGCGGCACGCCGAGCACCCCGGCCCAGGCGTGAGCGATCGGCACGCCCGCGGCATCCGGGAAGAACTCACGGAGCAGCCGCGTGAGCGAGGCGATCGTGCGCTCCTGGGTGCGCCCGTCCGAGTCCACGCGCGAGCCGAAGCGGTACGGCACGCCGCGCCCGCCGAAGGCGATGCGGTCGTCGGCCGTGCGCTGGGCGTACATGTAGACGTGCGCGTAGTCGCCGAGGGTCTCGCGGCCGCTCCAGCCGACGGCATCCCAGAACGACGCGGGCAGGGGATCGGTCACGATCATCGACGAGTTCATCGGCAGCCAGGTGCGGTGCTCCCCGGCGAGGTCGGGCGTGAACCCCTCGGTCGCGCGGATGACGTGCGTCGCGCGCACGGTGCCGTGGTCGGTGATCGCCCGCCCCGGCTCGATCCGGCTCACGCGGGTCTGCTCGTGGATGCGCACACCGAGCCGCTCGACGGTCTCGGCGAGACCGCGGGCGAGTCTGGCGGGGTGGATGCGGGCACAGTGCGGGTGCCACGTGCCGCCCAGCGTCCCCGAGACGCCGATGCGGGAAGCCGCGTCCGCGGCGTCGAGCAGCTGCAGGTCGGTGTGGGGCTGAGTCTGCTCCGAGGCGGCGTGGGCGCGCAGCCGGGTGAGCTGGGACGGCGTCCTCGCCACCTCGAACTCGCCGCCTTTGACGATGTCGGCGTCGATGCCCTCGCGTGCGGCGACGGCGATGACCTCGTCGACCGACTCGTTGAGGGCGCGCTGCTGCGCGGCGCCGCGCTCGCGCCCGTAGCGGGCTCGGCCGCCGGTCACCGAGTTGGTGAGCCAGCCGCCGTTGCGGCCGGATGCTCCGAACCCGGCGAAGCGCTGCTCGAGCACCGTGACGCGGAGGTCGGGCTGGAGCGTCTTGAGGTAGTACGCGGTCCACAGGCCCGTGTATCCGCCGCCGACGATCGCGACGTCGGTCTCGAGATCGCCGGTGAGAGATGCCCGCGGGGTCGGCGCGCCGCCGAGATCGCGCCACCACCACGAGATGTCGCCGTTGGGCACTGCGGTCGGGTCCATCCGTCCATCTTCACGGGGAGTGCGCGGGCGATGCATCCGGAGTCGGGCTCTGTGCCGGGCGATCCGTCCGCGTTTCGTCTCGCTGCGCTCGCTCAACGACCGGGAGGTGGGCTGCAGCTCGCTCAACGACCGGGAGGTGGGCTGCGCTCGCTCAACGACCGGGAGGTGGGCTGCAGCTCGCTCAACGGCCGGGAGGTGGGCTGCGCTCGCTCAACGACCGGGAGGTGGGCCGCAGCTCGCTCAGCGACCGGGAGGTGGGCTGCAGCTCGCTCAGCGACCGGGAGGCAGCGTCACGCGGGTCCGATCAGCGGGAGGGCGCGTCGAGCGCGCGCAGCGCCGCCCACAGCTCGGCGCGCGTCGCGAAAGAGGCCAGGTCTCGCCCGAGCACACGGTCGACGGCTGCGAGCCGCGTGCGCACGGTGTGCCGGTGCACGCCGAGGGCCGTCGCTGTCGCCTCGTGCGAGCAGTCGTGGTCGAGCCAGCTCCGCAGCGTCTCGACGAGTCGCGCGCCCTGCGCCGCGTCGTGCTCGACGAGCGGAGCGAGCTCGGCGCGGGCGAGGGTGCGCGCCTCGTCGGAGAGCGCCGAGAGCACCCCCGAGCGCGCCACCTCGGCGAACGCCGTGATCGCGGCCGTTCCGCGGTCGCGCGCCGTGCGCGCCTGGCCGAGGGCATCAGCGAACGACTCGTACGCGGCGGGATCCGACAGCCCCGCGCGCACGGCGAACCGGTCGACGACCTCCTCGACCGCGGCGAGGTCGCCCGCCGACCCGACGATCACGAGCCCGTCGTCGATGCGTCCGAAGAACACCGCACCGCGTCGTTCGTCGGCGCGCAGCTCGAGGAGCTCGAGGATGCCGTCGACCCGCGCGGCCGCCGCGTCGGTGAGGGCGACGACCACGGGCGCCGCCGGGAGCGGTCCCCACAGGTCGCGCGAGATGCGGCGCGCGAGGGCGGGGTCGCCCGAGGCGAGGGAGTGCACGAGACCGGTCCGCAGCGACGTGCGCGCGCGCGACAGGCCCTGCTGCTGCTCGAGCGCGAGCCCCGCCATCGCGATCACCGACGTCACGACCCCGCGGCCCTCCTGGTCGAGGTCACCCGCCCCGATGGCGATGACACCGCGCAGGTGACCGCCGCGGCCGAGCGTCTGCAGGGAGAAGGGCGTCTCGCCCAGCCGCAGCGACGATCCGGCGCGGGCGCCGCGACGCAGCACCCCGTCGACCTCGTCGTGCAGCGCCGCCGCGGTGGCGGCATCCAGCCCCCCGATCGGATGCTCGCGCATCAGCTCGCCGGCGGCGTCGAACATGCCGACCCACGCATCGAGCTGCTTGGCGAGCTCGGCGACCGTCGCTCCGAACCCGTCGGGGCGCAGCGCGGCAAGGGCGATCGCGCGCTGCGCGGCGAGCGCCCAGCTGCGTCGGGAGTAGGCCTGCGCGGCGATCGCCTCGGCGTTCGCGCGGGCCACCGCGATGAACGGCGTCTCGTACGGGACCTCGAACAGCGGCATCCCGGCGGCGACGCACGCGTCGGCGAGGGTCTGGGGCACTCCCTCGCGCACCACCTCGGTGCCGAAGCCGAGGCCGACCACACCGCGGCCTGCGAGGCGCTCGACGTACTCGGCGTACTGCGCGTCGGGTCGCCCCTCGAACTGCGTGCCCGTCGTGAGCAGCACCAGCCCCTCCGACAGGAAGGGCGTCGGGTCGGCGAGGTCGGTGCTGTGCACCCAGCGCACCTCGCGGTCGAGGGCCTCCGTCGGCACCTGAGCGGTCTCCACGAGCCGCAGCCGCAGCGCCGGCCGCGACAGCAGGGCGCGCAGCGTGGGGGTCTCCGACGGCGATTCCACAGCGACTCCCGGGGGTAGAGGTGTACGAGGCGTACATGACGATACCGAGAATGTACGCGGAGGCGGGTGCGGGGGCGCCGATGCCCCGCCTACGCTCGCGAGCATGACCGCAGCCGACACCCTCACCACCACGCCCCTCGGCGGGCCGAGCCTTCCCCAGGAGCGGCGTCTCGTCACCAGCATCCCGGGTCCGCGCTCGCAGCAGCTGCTGGAGCGCAAGGCGGCCGCCGTCGCGGCGGGCGTCGGCCACACCGCACCGATCGAGGCCGTCGCCGCGGGCGGCGGCGTCGTCGTCGACGCCGACGGCAACTCGCTCATCGACCTCGGCTCGGGCATCGCCGTCACGAGCGTCGGCAACGCGCACCCGAAGGTCGTCGAGGCCGTGCAGGCGCAGGTCGCGCAGTTCACCCACACCTGCTTCATGGTCTCGCCGTACGAGTCGTACGTCGCCGTCGCCGAGGCGCTCAATCGCATCACGCCCGGCGACCACGCCAAGAAGAGCGCACTGTTCAACTCCGGCGCCGAGGCAGTCGAGAACGCGATCAAGATCGCCCGCAAGTTCACGAAGAAGCCGGCCGTCGTGGCGTTCGACCACGGCTACCACGGCCGCACCAACCTCACCATGGCGCTCACAGCCAAGGCGATGCCGTACAAGAGCGGGTTCGGCCCGTTCGCCTCCGAGATCTATCGCGCCCCGCTCTCGTACCCCTACCGCGACGGGCTGAGCGGAGCGGATGCCGCGGCCAAGGCCATCTCGATCATCGAGAAGCAGGTCGGTGCAGACAACCTCGCCGCCGTGATCATCGAGCCCATCCAGGGCGAGGGCGGCTTCATCGTGCCCGCCGACGGCTTCCTGCCCGCGATCGTCGACTGGTGCCGCGCGAACGACGTGGTCTTCATCGCCGACGAGATCCAGACCGGCTTCGCCCGCACCGGCGCGATGTTCGCCAGCGAGATCTTCGGCATCGTCCCCGACCTCATCACGACGGCCAAGGGCATCGCGGGCGGCTTGCCGCTCGCGGCGGTGACCGGCCGCGCCGAGATCATGGATGCCTCGCACGCGGGCGGCCTCGGCGGCACATACGGCGGCAACCCCGTCGCCTGTGCGGCGGCGCTCGCCTCGATCGAGGCGTTCGAGACCGAGGGCCTCATCGAGCGGGCGCGCGAGATCGGCGCGATCCTCACCGAGCGACTCACGCAGATCCAGGCGGGCGACCCCCGCGTGGGCGACGTGCGCGGGCACGGCGCGATGATCGCCGCCGAGTTCGTCACGGCCGACGGGTCGCCTGACGCAGCCCTCACCGCTGCGGTCGCCAAGGCCTGCATCGCGGAGGGCGTCATCGTGCTCACCTGCGGCACTTACGGGAACGTGATCCGCTTCCTCCCGCCGCTGGCCATCACCGACGACCTGCTCCACGAGGGCATCGACGTCGTCGCCGCAGCGCTCGCCGCATCCTGACGGGCGTTTCGTCTCCTCGCTGAGCTCGTCGCTCGACGGCCGGGTGGCTCTGCCGCCGAGACAGACATCCATCCACTTCTCATCTGACGAAGGAGTCCCCATGACCGAGATCACGCGTGATGTCGTCATCGTCGGTGCCGGCGCAGCCGGACTGACAGCGGCCAACGAACTGAAGAAGGCCGGGCTCTCGGTCGTGGTGCTCGAGGCGCGCGACCGCGTCGGCGGGCGCCTGTGGACCGATGTGGTCGACGGGGCGATGCTCGAGATCGGCGGCCAGTGGGTGTCGCCCGATCAGGATGCCCTCAAGGAGACCCTCGCAGAGCTGGGGCTCGAGACGTACAGCCGCTATCGCGAGGGCGACTCGGTCTACATCGGGCCGAACGGTGAGCTGACGCGCTTCACGGGGGAGATCTTCCCGGTGGCGCCCGAGACCGAGAAGGAGATCGTGCGCCTCATCGAGGTGCTCGACGACCTCGTCGCCCAGGTCGATCCCGATCGGCCCTGGGAGCATCCGGATGCCGAGGCGCTCGACCGCATCTCGTTCGAGGCCTGGCTCGAGGAGCAGACCGAAGACCAGGAGGCGCGCGACAACATCGCCCTCTTCATCGCCGGTGCGATGCTCACCAAGCCCGCCTACGCCTTCTCGGCGCTGCAGGCGCTGCTCATGGCCGCCAGCGCCGGCAGCTTCAGCCACCTGGTCGACGCCGACTTCATCCTCGACGAGCGCGTGATCGGCGGTCTCCAGCAGGTTCCGCTGCTGCTCGCCGAGCGCCTCGGCGACGACGTGATGCTCGACCAGCCCGTCACCGAGGTGCACTGGTCCGACCCCTCGACAGGCTCGGGCGACGGCGTGCGGATCGTCACCGACAACGGCCTCGAGGTGCGCGCGCGGTACGCGATCCTCGCCCACGCGCCGATCCTCTACCCCTGGATCGAGTTCGTCCCCGCACTTCCGCGCCTCAAGCAGCAGATGCACCAGCACATCTCGATGGGGTTCGTGATCAAGGTCCACGCCGTCTACGACCGCCCGTTCTGGCGCGAGCAGGGGCTGTCGGGCACGGCGTTCAGTCCCTATGAGATCTCGCACGAGGCGTACGACAACACCAACCACGGCGACGAGCGCGGAACCCTGGTCGGCTTCGTGTCGGACCGCAACGCCGACGACCTGTTCCGGGTGTCGGCGGAGGAGCGCAAGGAGCGCATCCTCGAGTCGCTGTCGCACTACTACGGCCCGGAGGCGAAGAACCCGGTGGTGTACTTCGAGAGCGACTGGGGAGCAGAGGAGTGGACCCGCGGCGCCTACGCCGCGAGCTTCGACCTCGGCGGGCTCGCACGCTACGGCGCAGACCTGCGCACCCCCGTCGGTCCGATCCACTTCGCCTGCAGCGACATGGCGGGCGCCGGCTACCAGCACGTCGACGGGGCGGTGCGCATGGGGCGCCTCGTCGCGTCGAACATCGTGGAAGCTGCGCGGCGATGAGCCCGCACATCGTCGTCGGGTACACGGCGACGGATGCCGGAGCCGACGCCGTCTCCGTCGGCGCGCGCCTCGCGCAGGCGATGGGCGCCGTCGTCGACCTGATCGTCGTGCTGCCGGGGGAGGAGCGCAGCGTCATCACGCCGCCCGACGCCGGCTATGACCGGTACCTGTTCGCCCAGGCCGAGGCGTGGCTCGCCGAAGCGGCGGCGGGGATCCCGGATGCCGTCACCCGGCGTACTCACGTGCGCTACGCGGAGTCGTTCGCCGAGGGCCTCGTGGCCGCGGCCGGCGAGCTCGGCGCCTCGCACATCGTGGTGGGCGCGGCCAACGGCGGCATCCGCGGGCGGCACCGCCTCGGCACCGTGGCATCCGAACTCCTCCACTCCA is a window of Microbacterium terrae DNA encoding:
- the aceB gene encoding malate synthase A → MTPATATPMRTRTGPIPTQTHQPTIEIAGPIRDRYDEILTPDAIAFLTELHQRFGSRRHDRLADRMRRRFEVGNGHDPQFRSDTAHIREDAEWQVAGAGPGLEDRRVEITGPTDPKMTINALNSGAKVWLADQEDATSPTWKNVIEGQLSLRDAIRGELSFTSPEGKRYEVTAEQTPTIVMRPRGWHLTENHLRFTDRTGRTMNASGSLVDYGLYFFHNAKQLIENGRGPYFYIAKLESSEEAKLWDDIFSFSEEYIGIPHGTIRATVLIETLPAAFEMEEILFELRDHIAGLNAGRWDYIFSIIKNYRGRGARFVLPDRSEVTMTVPFMRAYTELLVKTCHKRGAFAIGGMSAFIPNRRDPEVTERAFEKVAADKKREAGDGFDGTWVAHPDLIPVARAEFDAVLGERPNQLDRQRPEVEVAASDLIDVHIGRPVTEQGVHGNVSVAIRYIEAWLRGLGAVAIDNLMEDAATAEISRSQVWQWIHQDRSTAEGTRITREYIEGLIDEVLATADRGDGDRFDDAAEIFRDVALGQEFPAFLTLPAYSRFLVETD
- a CDS encoding helix-turn-helix transcriptional regulator yields the protein MTTTFTRDARSEDHDDEVVDALTIGRRIRQLRTDRGMTLEELATAVERAPSQLSMIENGRREPRLTLLQSIARALGTTLDALLESEPLDERSTLEIQLERAMRGQTYQALGIAPFRIGKTVPTEALRAMLALQGEIERLRDERAATPEEARRANVALRRLMRTQNNYFADLEGHARRILDAVDHPGGPLTQRTASDIAAHLGFTLHYVADLPQTTRSVADIKNGRLYLSSRLASKGDPRTAVLQALSSRILGHTEPTSYAEFLRQRVETNYLTGALLIPEAHVVPFLQDAKSDRAISIEDLRDAYSVSYETAAHRFTNLATMHLGIPVHFLKVHESGTITKAYENDDVNFPTDRLGSIEGQMCCRKWTSRVVFDEDDHFNPYYQYTDTGNGTYWCTARVELSSEGAHSVSVGVRFDDTKWFLGRDTQNRGVSKHSVEACCRRAPADLEASWRENSWPNVRTPRTLLATLPTGAFPGVDTTDVYEFLEAHAPR
- a CDS encoding NAD(P)/FAD-dependent oxidoreductase; the encoded protein is MDPTAVPNGDISWWWRDLGGAPTPRASLTGDLETDVAIVGGGYTGLWTAYYLKTLQPDLRVTVLEQRFAGFGASGRNGGWLTNSVTGGRARYGRERGAAQQRALNESVDEVIAVAAREGIDADIVKGGEFEVARTPSQLTRLRAHAASEQTQPHTDLQLLDAADAASRIGVSGTLGGTWHPHCARIHPARLARGLAETVERLGVRIHEQTRVSRIEPGRAITDHGTVRATHVIRATEGFTPDLAGEHRTWLPMNSSMIVTDPLPASFWDAVGWSGRETLGDYAHVYMYAQRTADDRIAFGGRGVPYRFGSRVDSDGRTQERTIASLTRLLREFFPDAAGVPIAHAWAGVLGVPRDWAATVGHDRATGLGWAGGYVGTGVTATNLAGRTLADLVLGRDTDLVRLPWVGHRAKRWEVEPLRWTAVNAIYTAYHWADRIEASGSSDRTAWPASVVDVVAGRH
- a CDS encoding PucR family transcriptional regulator gives rise to the protein MESPSETPTLRALLSRPALRLRLVETAQVPTEALDREVRWVHSTDLADPTPFLSEGLVLLTTGTQFEGRPDAQYAEYVERLAGRGVVGLGFGTEVVREGVPQTLADACVAAGMPLFEVPYETPFIAVARANAEAIAAQAYSRRSWALAAQRAIALAALRPDGFGATVAELAKQLDAWVGMFDAAGELMREHPIGGLDAATAAALHDEVDGVLRRGARAGSSLRLGETPFSLQTLGRGGHLRGVIAIGAGDLDQEGRGVVTSVIAMAGLALEQQQGLSRARTSLRTGLVHSLASGDPALARRISRDLWGPLPAAPVVVALTDAAAARVDGILELLELRADERRGAVFFGRIDDGLVIVGSAGDLAAVEEVVDRFAVRAGLSDPAAYESFADALGQARTARDRGTAAITAFAEVARSGVLSALSDEARTLARAELAPLVEHDAAQGARLVETLRSWLDHDCSHEATATALGVHRHTVRTRLAAVDRVLGRDLASFATRAELWAALRALDAPSR
- the gabT gene encoding 4-aminobutyrate--2-oxoglutarate transaminase, which codes for MTAADTLTTTPLGGPSLPQERRLVTSIPGPRSQQLLERKAAAVAAGVGHTAPIEAVAAGGGVVVDADGNSLIDLGSGIAVTSVGNAHPKVVEAVQAQVAQFTHTCFMVSPYESYVAVAEALNRITPGDHAKKSALFNSGAEAVENAIKIARKFTKKPAVVAFDHGYHGRTNLTMALTAKAMPYKSGFGPFASEIYRAPLSYPYRDGLSGADAAAKAISIIEKQVGADNLAAVIIEPIQGEGGFIVPADGFLPAIVDWCRANDVVFIADEIQTGFARTGAMFASEIFGIVPDLITTAKGIAGGLPLAAVTGRAEIMDASHAGGLGGTYGGNPVACAAALASIEAFETEGLIERAREIGAILTERLTQIQAGDPRVGDVRGHGAMIAAEFVTADGSPDAALTAAVAKACIAEGVIVLTCGTYGNVIRFLPPLAITDDLLHEGIDVVAAALAAS
- a CDS encoding flavin monoamine oxidase family protein, which encodes MTEITRDVVIVGAGAAGLTAANELKKAGLSVVVLEARDRVGGRLWTDVVDGAMLEIGGQWVSPDQDALKETLAELGLETYSRYREGDSVYIGPNGELTRFTGEIFPVAPETEKEIVRLIEVLDDLVAQVDPDRPWEHPDAEALDRISFEAWLEEQTEDQEARDNIALFIAGAMLTKPAYAFSALQALLMAASAGSFSHLVDADFILDERVIGGLQQVPLLLAERLGDDVMLDQPVTEVHWSDPSTGSGDGVRIVTDNGLEVRARYAILAHAPILYPWIEFVPALPRLKQQMHQHISMGFVIKVHAVYDRPFWREQGLSGTAFSPYEISHEAYDNTNHGDERGTLVGFVSDRNADDLFRVSAEERKERILESLSHYYGPEAKNPVVYFESDWGAEEWTRGAYAASFDLGGLARYGADLRTPVGPIHFACSDMAGAGYQHVDGAVRMGRLVASNIVEAARR